A single window of Nicotiana tomentosiformis chromosome 1, ASM39032v3, whole genome shotgun sequence DNA harbors:
- the LOC104096417 gene encoding histone-lysine N-methyltransferase ATXR7 isoform X3, giving the protein MVSSIICHVGPSEAETNHTPFYSRKRLKPSDSQGSIEDENPADVLSTMEFTIGCLKNLGSPLCVEMSCQSNGEIENVSSPRDVGGSSVGDKISIVYPQPPLATGWMYVNQQGQMCGPYIKEQLYEGLSTGFLPEELLVYPILNGTISNAVPLKYFNQFPDHVATGFAYLTVSSGPMNKFSGVAKDLGGNGVELPTTSPYSDSEAKHGTHSLNQHISTTGFVGTVAPSMSMDYEESCWLFEDHDGRKHGPHSLVELYSWYHYGYILDSVTIHHADSKFRPFTLKSLISSWTTATPGALMSNSNGHETAFLPDFVSEISHEVCSQLHMVIMKAARRTLLDEIVSHAISECISKKKDRKKVTNQSVKMSSPSTRMSAGFSGSKALVAPESSTKAPNLLDQKSPTAEISLQSSGSSKSVGSFENFCDSYTVVCRTLFDSSMQSIWNAVFCDHVSEFASAWRKKKRWSPPCPMVESKILAKSYTNCTTKLSTEVLQVEEESFGCDLYLPPGFEEKIVTVDLPSVFSSKDCTTKLSTEVLQVDQESFGCDIDLPPGFETKNVTVNLPSVSSSKDCTAKLSTESLQVEQESFDFDLDSPPGFGTKKVTVELSSVSSSFNDEKGLSKSSHAMDSAANDRMQLILESVLEELHLSAKMSLEEYFTSLLHEEVTGKVSLEDGMIIKVAEDSNICLGVASENDSSDAISVSKNLSCIDIQNTSPLEKSLHQNSIDTYMIPSSYCLSSAFQKSACLDNATIDEMTDELQPPQCEAVPVQTSKVRLARSDDHILRIVWYAILSNCRQKLHEKALGELKFFLLDDVRKFLTTWCSAKRRGKPEDSEVTRSKAYNEKRDNSPVALSKSVDDFPKAPTVAGKYTYYRKKKLVKRMSGSSLQPLPDRDVGFQKRSSSKSRKQDLLGEATESTKGVNAASSVKEIGLKECRGELFTNASSVTPPSSLINCNTISEKVASVSRAERSNASRNKLKATFVVEDSSNNGKVDGDVGFKKRSSNKSRKRDLLGEATERSKGDNAASSVKEIRLKECRRELFTDASLVVPPSLVINCNTISEKVASVSRAGRSNATRKKLKSTFVAEDSGDIGKVDGDVGFKKRSSNKSRKQNLLGEATESTKGDNATSSVKKIGLKDCHRELFTNASLVVPPSVVINCNTISEKVASFSKVGRSNASCKKLKVTFDSEGSSDNGKVAEVVNSELGTLEMEPSACLKKTPQLAKLPKLNKRKLENNMSASRSRKIQRVSSGAGSQAATKEVVVEKKQKGKSRTAKHCPQSDGCARSSINGWEWHKWSLRATPTERVRVRGITIDHIQSVSSDANGSQVLNAKGISARTNRVKLRNLLAAADGADLLKATQLKARKKRLRFQRSKIHDWGLLALEPIEAEDFVIEYVGELIRRRVSDIREHYYEKIGIGSSYLFRLDDDYVVDATKRGGIARFINHSCEPNCYTKVISVEGQKKIFIYAKRHIAAGEEITYNYKFPLEEKKIPCNCGSKRCRGSMN; this is encoded by the exons ATGGTGTCTTCGATCATATGCCACGTGGGACCCAGTGAAGCAGAGACGAATCATACCCCATTCTACTCTCGAAAGAGATTAAAGCCTTCGGATTCACAGGGTTCTATTGAGGATGAAAATCCCGCTGATGTACTGTCTACAATGGAGTTCACTATTGG TTGCTTGAAAAATCTTGGTTCACCATTATGTGTGGAAATGAGTTGCCAGTCTAATGGGGAGATTGAGAATGTTTCATCGCCTCGTGATGTCGGTGGCAGTTCAGTGGGTGACAAGATCAGTATAGTGTACCCTCAACCTCCACTTGCAACCGGATGGATGTATGTCAATCAACAGGGTCAAATGTGTGGTCCTTACATTAAAGAACAATTATATGAGGGTCTATCTACTGGTTTCTTGCCTGAAGAACTTCTGGTTTATCCCATCTTAAACGGGACTATTTCAAATGCAGTGCCCTTAAagtatttcaatcaatttcctgACCATGTTGCAACTGGCTTTGCTTATTTAACTGTTTCGTCCGGACCGATGAATAAGTTCTCCGGAGTTGCCAAAGACTTAGGAGGAAATGGGGTGGAGTTGCCAACAACTTCCCCTTACTCTGACTCAGAGGCTAAACATGGAACTCATTCCTTGAACCAGCATATCTCGACCACTGGTTTTGTGGGAACAGTTGCTCCCTCTATGTCTATG GACTACGAGGAATCGTGTTGGCTGTTTGAGGATCATGATGGGAGGAAACATGGGCCGCACTCTCTTGTAGAGCTTTATTCATGGTATCATTATGGTTACATTCTGGATTCAGTGACG ATACATCATGCTGATAGTAAGTTCAGACCCTTTACTCTGAAATCTTTAATAAGTAGTTGGACTACGGCTACCCCTGGAGCTCTTATGTCTAATTCCAATGGGCATGAGACTGCCTTTCTACCAGATTTTGTATCTGAGATTTCTCATGAAGTATGCTCACAGCTTCATATGGTGATCATGAAAGCAGCTCGTAGGACTCTGCTTGATGAGATTGTTAGTCATGCAATTTCAGAGTGCATCTCTAAAAAGAAAGATCGCAAGAAAGTCACTAATCAGTCTGTCAAAATGTCCTCCCCTAGTACCAGAATG TCTGCAGGTTTTAGTGGCAGTAAGGCCTTAGTTGCTCCTGAGAGCAGTACAAAAGCTCCTAATCTTCTTGACCAGAAATCTCCTACTGCTGAAATTTCTTTGCAGTCTTCAGGAAGTTCAAAATCTGTCGGAAGCTTTGAGAACTTTTGTGATTCTTATACAGTTGTTTGCAGAACGTTATTTGACTCTTCCATGCAAAGCATCTGGAATGCAGTCTTCTGTGACCATGTCTCAGAGTTTGCATCTGCGTGGAGGAAGAAAAAGCGATGGTCTCCTCCTTGTCCTATGGTTGAATCAAAAATTCTAGCAAAGTCGTACACCAATTGCACCACAAAGCTCTCTACTGAAGTT TTGCAAGTGGAGGAAGAATCTTTTGGCTGTGATCTTTATTTACCTCCAGGGTTTGAGGAGAAGATTGTGACAGTGGATTTGCCTTCAGTGTTTTCATCAAAAGATTGCACCACAAAGCTCTCCACTGAAGTC TTGCAAGTGGATCAAGAATCTTTCGGCTGTGATATTGATCTCCCTCCAgggtttgagacaaagaatgtGACAGTGAATTTGCCTTCAGTTTCGTCATCAAAAGATTGCACCGCAAAGCTCTCTACTGAAAGC TTGCAAGTGGAGCAAGAATCTTTCGACTTTGATCTTGATTCCCCCCCAGGGTTTGGGACAAAGAAAGTGACAGTGGAGTTGTCTTCAGTTTCTTCATCTTTTAATGATGAAAAGGGGTTGTCCAAATCCAGTCATGCTATGGACTCTGCAGCTAATGACCGTATGCAACTTATCCTTGAGAGTGTATTGGAAGAACTCCACCTGTCTGCTAAGATGTCATTGGAAGAATACTTTACCAGCCTTTTGCATGAAGAGGTGACGGGAAAAGTTTCCCTTGAAGATGGCATGATAATCAAG GTTGCTGAGGACTCGAATATCTGTCTTGGTGTTGCAAGTGAAAATGATTCTTCTGATGCCATTTCGGTTTCAAAAAACTTATCATGTATAGATATTCAGAACACTTCACCGCTCGAAAAATCATTGCACCAGAACTCTATTGATACATACATGATTCCTTCATCTTATTGTCTTTCAAGTGCATTTCAGAAGTCTGCTTGTTTAGACAATGCCACCATAGATGAAATGACTGACGAGCTGCAACCACCTCAATGTGAAGCTGTTCCTGTGCAAACTTCTAAAGTTCGGCTTGCTAGGTCTGATGATCATATTCTGAGGATAGTATGGTATGCTATCCTGTCAAATTGCCGGCAGAAGTTACACGAGAAAGCACTGGGAGAGTTGAAATTTTTTCTTCTTGACGACGTTAGAAAATTTTTGACGACTTGGTGTTCTGCGAAGAGACGTGGTAAACCAGAGGATTCTGAG GTTACAAGAAGCAAAGCATATAACGAGAAACGTGATAACTCTCCAGTTGCATTGAGCAAAAGCGTGGATGATTTTCCTAAGGCACCTACAGTAGCAGGGAAATACACATACTACCGGAAGAAAAAGTTGGTCAAAAGAATGTCAGGTTCTTCACTGCAGCCTCTCCCTGATAGAGACGTTGGCTTTCAAAAGAGATCTTCTTCCAAGTCAAGGAAACAAGATCTCTTGGGGGAGGCAACAGAGAGCACTAAAGGTGTCAATGCAGCTTCAAGTGTTAAGGAAATTGGGCTGAAAGAATGTCGCGGAGAGTTGTTCACTAATGCTTCTTCAGTTACTCCTCCATCATCGCTTATTAATTGCAACACCATCTCAGAGAAGGTTGCCTCTGTCTCCCGAG cAGAGAGAAGTAATGCAAGCCGCAATAAACTGAAGGCTACTTTTGTCGTTGAGGACTCCAGTAATAATGGAAAGGTTGATGGAGACGTTGGCTTCAAAAAGAGATCTTCTAACAAGTCAAGGAAACGAGATCTCTTGGGGGAGGCAACAGAGAGATCTAAAGGTGACAATGCAGCTTCAAGTGTTAAGGAAATTCGGCTGAAAGAATGTCGCAGAGAGTTGTTCACTGATGCTTCTTTAGTTGTTCCTCCATCACTAGTTATTAATTGTAACACCATCTCAGAGAAGGTTGCATCTGTCTCCCGAG CGGGGAGAAGTAATGCAACCCGCAAGAAACTGAAGTCTACTTTTGTTGCTGAGGATTCCGGTGATATTGGGAAAGTTGATGGAGACGTTGGCTTCAAAAAGAGATCTTCTAACAAGTCAAGGAAACAAAATCTCTTGGGGGAGGCAACTGAGAGCACTAAAGGTGACAATGCAACTTCAAGTGTGAAGAAAATTGGGCTGAAAGATTGTCACAGAGAGTTGTTCACTAATGCTTCTTTAGTTGTTCCTCCATCAGTGGTTATTAATTGTAACACTATCTCAGAGAAAGTTGCATCTTTCTCCAAAG TGGGGAGAAGTAATGCAAGCTGCAAAAAACTCAAGGTTACTTTTGACTCTGAGGGCTCCAGTGACAATGGAAAGGTAGCTGAGGTTGTGAACAGCGAATTGGGCACACTTGAAATGGAACCTTCTGCTTGTTTGAAAAAGACTCCTCAAT TGGCCAAATTACCGAAGTTGAATAAGAGAAAACTCGAGAATAATATGTCAGCATCTCGTTCAAGAAAAATTCAGAGAGTATCAAGTGGTGCTGGCAGCCAAGCAGCAACGAAGGAGGTTGTTGTAGAGAAGAAACAGAAGGGTAAATCCCGGACAGCAAAGCATTGTCCACAATCAGATGGCTGTGCTCGATCTTCCATCAATGGTTGGGAATGGCATAAATGGTCGTTGAGGGCAACTCCTACTGAAAGGGTTCGTGTTAGGGGAATTACTATTGATCATATTCAATCTGTCAGTTCAGATGCTAATGGTTCTCAAGTGTTGAATGCTAAGGGAATTTCTGCAAGAACAAACAGGGTTAAGTTGCGCAACCTCCTTGCTGCTGCCGATGGTGCAGATCTCTTGAAAGCTACTCAGTTGAAG GCGAGGAAGAAGCGCCTACGCTTCCAACGAAGTAAGATACATGACTGGGGTCTTCTTGCCCTTGAGCCGATTGAGGCTGAAGACTTTGTCATTGAATATGTTGGGGAGCTTATACGTCGGCGT GTATCCGACATACGAGAGCACTATTATGAGAAGATTGGAATTGGGAGCAGTTACCTTTTCAGACTGGACGATGATTATGTG GTTGATGCAACAAAACGTGGTGGTATAGCCAGATTCATAAACCATTCTTGTGAG CCGAATTGCTATACAAAAGTTATAAGTGTTGAGGGTCAGAAAAAGATCTTCATATATGCTAAGCGGCATATTGCAGCTGGTGAAGAGATTACTTACAATTACAAATTTCCTTTGGAGGAAAAGAAGATCCCCTGCAACTGTGGTTCCAAGAG GTGTCGTGGCTCAATGAATTGA
- the LOC104096417 gene encoding histone-lysine N-methyltransferase ATXR7 isoform X7, with product MSNSNGHETAFLPDFVSEISHEVCSQLHMVIMKAARRTLLDEIVSHAISECISKKKDRKKVTNQSVKMSSPSTRMSAGFSGSKALVAPESSTKAPNLLDQKSPTAEISLQSSGSSKSVGSFENFCDSYTVVCRTLFDSSMQSIWNAVFCDHVSEFASAWRKKKRWSPPCPMVESKILAKSYTNCTTKLSTEVLQVEEESFGCDLYLPPGFEEKIVTVDLPSVFSSKDCTTKLSTEVLQVDQESFGCDIDLPPGFETKNVTVNLPSVSSSKDCTAKLSTESLQVEQESFDFDLDSPPGFGTKKVTVELSSVSSSFNDEKGLSKSSHAMDSAANDRMQLILESVLEELHLSAKMSLEEYFTSLLHEEVTGKVSLEDGMIIKVAEDSNICLGVASENDSSDAISVSKNLSCIDIQNTSPLEKSLHQNSIDTYMIPSSYCLSSAFQKSACLDNATIDEMTDELQPPQCEAVPVQTSKVRLARSDDHILRIVWYAILSNCRQKLHEKALGELKFFLLDDVRKFLTTWCSAKRRGKPEDSEVTRSKAYNEKRDNSPVALSKSVDDFPKAPTVAGKYTYYRKKKLVKRMSGSSLQPLPDRDVGFQKRSSSKSRKQDLLGEATESTKGVNAASSVKEIGLKECRGELFTNASSVTPPSSLINCNTISEKVASVSRAERSNASRNKLKATFVVEDSSNNGKVDGDVGFKKRSSNKSRKRDLLGEATERSKGDNAASSVKEIRLKECRRELFTDASLVVPPSLVINCNTISEKVASVSRAGRSNATRKKLKSTFVAEDSGDIGKVDGDVGFKKRSSNKSRKQNLLGEATESTKGDNATSSVKKIGLKDCHRELFTNASLVVPPSVVINCNTISEKVASFSKVGRSNASCKKLKVTFDSEGSSDNGKVAEVVNSELGTLEMEPSACLKKTPQLAKLPKLNKRKLENNMSASRSRKIQRVSSGAGSQAATKEVVVEKKQKGKSRTAKHCPQSDGCARSSINGWEWHKWSLRATPTERVRVRGITIDHIQSVSSDANGSQVLNAKGISARTNRVKLRNLLAAADGADLLKATQLKARKKRLRFQRSKIHDWGLLALEPIEAEDFVIEYVGELIRRRVSDIREHYYEKIGIGSSYLFRLDDDYVVDATKRGGIARFINHSCEPNCYTKVISVEGQKKIFIYAKRHIAAGEEITYNYKFPLEEKKIPCNCGSKRCRGSMN from the exons ATGTCTAATTCCAATGGGCATGAGACTGCCTTTCTACCAGATTTTGTATCTGAGATTTCTCATGAAGTATGCTCACAGCTTCATATGGTGATCATGAAAGCAGCTCGTAGGACTCTGCTTGATGAGATTGTTAGTCATGCAATTTCAGAGTGCATCTCTAAAAAGAAAGATCGCAAGAAAGTCACTAATCAGTCTGTCAAAATGTCCTCCCCTAGTACCAGAATG TCTGCAGGTTTTAGTGGCAGTAAGGCCTTAGTTGCTCCTGAGAGCAGTACAAAAGCTCCTAATCTTCTTGACCAGAAATCTCCTACTGCTGAAATTTCTTTGCAGTCTTCAGGAAGTTCAAAATCTGTCGGAAGCTTTGAGAACTTTTGTGATTCTTATACAGTTGTTTGCAGAACGTTATTTGACTCTTCCATGCAAAGCATCTGGAATGCAGTCTTCTGTGACCATGTCTCAGAGTTTGCATCTGCGTGGAGGAAGAAAAAGCGATGGTCTCCTCCTTGTCCTATGGTTGAATCAAAAATTCTAGCAAAGTCGTACACCAATTGCACCACAAAGCTCTCTACTGAAGTT TTGCAAGTGGAGGAAGAATCTTTTGGCTGTGATCTTTATTTACCTCCAGGGTTTGAGGAGAAGATTGTGACAGTGGATTTGCCTTCAGTGTTTTCATCAAAAGATTGCACCACAAAGCTCTCCACTGAAGTC TTGCAAGTGGATCAAGAATCTTTCGGCTGTGATATTGATCTCCCTCCAgggtttgagacaaagaatgtGACAGTGAATTTGCCTTCAGTTTCGTCATCAAAAGATTGCACCGCAAAGCTCTCTACTGAAAGC TTGCAAGTGGAGCAAGAATCTTTCGACTTTGATCTTGATTCCCCCCCAGGGTTTGGGACAAAGAAAGTGACAGTGGAGTTGTCTTCAGTTTCTTCATCTTTTAATGATGAAAAGGGGTTGTCCAAATCCAGTCATGCTATGGACTCTGCAGCTAATGACCGTATGCAACTTATCCTTGAGAGTGTATTGGAAGAACTCCACCTGTCTGCTAAGATGTCATTGGAAGAATACTTTACCAGCCTTTTGCATGAAGAGGTGACGGGAAAAGTTTCCCTTGAAGATGGCATGATAATCAAG GTTGCTGAGGACTCGAATATCTGTCTTGGTGTTGCAAGTGAAAATGATTCTTCTGATGCCATTTCGGTTTCAAAAAACTTATCATGTATAGATATTCAGAACACTTCACCGCTCGAAAAATCATTGCACCAGAACTCTATTGATACATACATGATTCCTTCATCTTATTGTCTTTCAAGTGCATTTCAGAAGTCTGCTTGTTTAGACAATGCCACCATAGATGAAATGACTGACGAGCTGCAACCACCTCAATGTGAAGCTGTTCCTGTGCAAACTTCTAAAGTTCGGCTTGCTAGGTCTGATGATCATATTCTGAGGATAGTATGGTATGCTATCCTGTCAAATTGCCGGCAGAAGTTACACGAGAAAGCACTGGGAGAGTTGAAATTTTTTCTTCTTGACGACGTTAGAAAATTTTTGACGACTTGGTGTTCTGCGAAGAGACGTGGTAAACCAGAGGATTCTGAG GTTACAAGAAGCAAAGCATATAACGAGAAACGTGATAACTCTCCAGTTGCATTGAGCAAAAGCGTGGATGATTTTCCTAAGGCACCTACAGTAGCAGGGAAATACACATACTACCGGAAGAAAAAGTTGGTCAAAAGAATGTCAGGTTCTTCACTGCAGCCTCTCCCTGATAGAGACGTTGGCTTTCAAAAGAGATCTTCTTCCAAGTCAAGGAAACAAGATCTCTTGGGGGAGGCAACAGAGAGCACTAAAGGTGTCAATGCAGCTTCAAGTGTTAAGGAAATTGGGCTGAAAGAATGTCGCGGAGAGTTGTTCACTAATGCTTCTTCAGTTACTCCTCCATCATCGCTTATTAATTGCAACACCATCTCAGAGAAGGTTGCCTCTGTCTCCCGAG cAGAGAGAAGTAATGCAAGCCGCAATAAACTGAAGGCTACTTTTGTCGTTGAGGACTCCAGTAATAATGGAAAGGTTGATGGAGACGTTGGCTTCAAAAAGAGATCTTCTAACAAGTCAAGGAAACGAGATCTCTTGGGGGAGGCAACAGAGAGATCTAAAGGTGACAATGCAGCTTCAAGTGTTAAGGAAATTCGGCTGAAAGAATGTCGCAGAGAGTTGTTCACTGATGCTTCTTTAGTTGTTCCTCCATCACTAGTTATTAATTGTAACACCATCTCAGAGAAGGTTGCATCTGTCTCCCGAG CGGGGAGAAGTAATGCAACCCGCAAGAAACTGAAGTCTACTTTTGTTGCTGAGGATTCCGGTGATATTGGGAAAGTTGATGGAGACGTTGGCTTCAAAAAGAGATCTTCTAACAAGTCAAGGAAACAAAATCTCTTGGGGGAGGCAACTGAGAGCACTAAAGGTGACAATGCAACTTCAAGTGTGAAGAAAATTGGGCTGAAAGATTGTCACAGAGAGTTGTTCACTAATGCTTCTTTAGTTGTTCCTCCATCAGTGGTTATTAATTGTAACACTATCTCAGAGAAAGTTGCATCTTTCTCCAAAG TGGGGAGAAGTAATGCAAGCTGCAAAAAACTCAAGGTTACTTTTGACTCTGAGGGCTCCAGTGACAATGGAAAGGTAGCTGAGGTTGTGAACAGCGAATTGGGCACACTTGAAATGGAACCTTCTGCTTGTTTGAAAAAGACTCCTCAAT TGGCCAAATTACCGAAGTTGAATAAGAGAAAACTCGAGAATAATATGTCAGCATCTCGTTCAAGAAAAATTCAGAGAGTATCAAGTGGTGCTGGCAGCCAAGCAGCAACGAAGGAGGTTGTTGTAGAGAAGAAACAGAAGGGTAAATCCCGGACAGCAAAGCATTGTCCACAATCAGATGGCTGTGCTCGATCTTCCATCAATGGTTGGGAATGGCATAAATGGTCGTTGAGGGCAACTCCTACTGAAAGGGTTCGTGTTAGGGGAATTACTATTGATCATATTCAATCTGTCAGTTCAGATGCTAATGGTTCTCAAGTGTTGAATGCTAAGGGAATTTCTGCAAGAACAAACAGGGTTAAGTTGCGCAACCTCCTTGCTGCTGCCGATGGTGCAGATCTCTTGAAAGCTACTCAGTTGAAG GCGAGGAAGAAGCGCCTACGCTTCCAACGAAGTAAGATACATGACTGGGGTCTTCTTGCCCTTGAGCCGATTGAGGCTGAAGACTTTGTCATTGAATATGTTGGGGAGCTTATACGTCGGCGT GTATCCGACATACGAGAGCACTATTATGAGAAGATTGGAATTGGGAGCAGTTACCTTTTCAGACTGGACGATGATTATGTG GTTGATGCAACAAAACGTGGTGGTATAGCCAGATTCATAAACCATTCTTGTGAG CCGAATTGCTATACAAAAGTTATAAGTGTTGAGGGTCAGAAAAAGATCTTCATATATGCTAAGCGGCATATTGCAGCTGGTGAAGAGATTACTTACAATTACAAATTTCCTTTGGAGGAAAAGAAGATCCCCTGCAACTGTGGTTCCAAGAG GTGTCGTGGCTCAATGAATTGA